A DNA window from Drosophila sechellia strain sech25 chromosome X, ASM438219v1, whole genome shotgun sequence contains the following coding sequences:
- the LOC6616009 gene encoding broad-complex core protein isoforms 1/2/3/4/5 isoform X2, which translates to MDDTQHFCLRWNNYQSSITSAFENLRDDEAFVDVTLACEGRSIKAHRVVLSACSPYFRELLKSTPCKHPVILLQDVNFMDLHALVEFIYHGEVNVHQKSLQSFLKTAEVLRVSGLTQQQAEDTHSHLAQIQNLANSGGRTPLNTLTHSLPHPHHGSLHDDGGSSTLFSRQGAGSPPPTAVPSLPSHINNQLLKRMAMMHRSSAAAAAEETSHALKRLRGADNGLPLSGAVGSGSNNNSPDLPPLHARSASPQQTPADFSTIKHHNNNNTPPLKEEKRNGPTGNGNSGNGNGNGNGASNGNGISISDKLGSLTPSPLARAGADDVKSEPMELVCSNNNANANDEHSNDSTGEHDANRSSSGDGGKGSLSSGNDEEIGDGLASHHAAPQFIMSPAENKMFHAAAFNFPNIDPSALLGLNTQLQQSGDLAVSPQGKLTTNATTTTTINNLITNNNNYDYSLPTKNSNSQKTPSPTTTTLTTPTTTTPTRPTAITSASGICGLNLSTFAANGSSSGGSNGGLSMTALLPQQQQQQQHQMSQQQQQQQQQQQQQQGNSSSGQQQQPNGILACSTPKANTPTTTQQQMYAAVMAAAASASASTSGSANSSLNNSNSTLNTSGGLNNSASGGDDFRCNPCNKNLSSLTRLKRHIQNVHMRPTKEPVCNICKRVYSSLNSLRNHKSIYHRNLKQPKQEPGVGATQAAANSFYHQQHQQQQLNHHSSS; encoded by the exons ATGGACGACACACAGCACTTCTGTCTGCGCTGGAACAACTACCAGAGCAGCATAACCTCGGCGTTCGAGAATCTGCGCGACGACGAGGCCTTCGTGGATGTGACCCTCGCCTGCGAGGGACGCAGCATCAAGGCACACCGCGTCGTCCTCTCCGCCTGCAGTCCCTACTTCCGCGAGCTGCTCAAG AGCACACCCTGCAAACACCCGGTCATACTGCTGCAGGATGTCAACTTCATGGACCTGCACGCCCTGGTGGAGTTCATCTACCACGGCGAGGTCAACGTGCACCAGAAGTCCCTGCAGTCCTTCCTCAAGACCGCCGAAGTTCTGCGCGTCTCGGGACTCACGCAGCAGCAGGCAGAGGACACACACAGC CATCTGGCTCAGATACAGAACCTGGCCAATTCCGGCGGCCGCACGCCGCTCAACACGCTCACCCACTCGCTCCCACATCCGCACCATGGCTCGCTGCATGACGACGGCGGCTCCTCGACCCTCTTCAGTCGCCAGGGAGCGGGCTCACCACCGCCGACGGCGGTGCCCTCGCTGCCCTCGCACATCAACAACCAGCTGCTGAAGCGCATGGCCATGATGCACCGCAGCagtgccgccgccgccgccgaggaGACCTCCCACGCCCTCAAGCGTCTGCGCGGCGCGGACAACGGCCTGCCGCTGTCCGGCGCCGTtggcagtggcagcaacaacaacagccccGACTTGCCGCCGCTCCATGCGCGCAGCGCCTCGCCCCAGCAGACTCCGGCCGACTTCAGTACGATCAagcaccacaacaacaacaacacgcCGCCGCTGAAGGAGGAGAAGC GTAACGGACCCACAGGCAACGGAAACTCTGGcaacggcaatggcaatggcaacggAGCGAGCAACGGCAACGGAATCTCCATCAGCGACAAGCTGGGCAGCCTCACACCCTCGCCGCTGGCTCGAGCGGGCGCCGATGACGTTAAGTCGGAGCCCATGGAGCTGGTATGCTCCAACAACAATGCCAACGCTAACGACGAGCACAGCAATGACTCCACCGGCGAGCACGATGCCAATCGCTCCAGTAGCGGCGACGGCGGCAAGGGATCCCTGAG CTCCGGAAACGACGAGGAGATCGGCGACGGACTCGCCTCCCATCATGCCGCCCCTCAGTTCATCATGTCGCCGGCGGAGAACAAGATGTTCCATGCAGCCGCCTTCAACTTTCCCAATATCGATCCCTCAGCGTTGCTAG GTCTCAACACACAGTTGCAGCAGTCCGGTGACCTCGCCGTGTCCCCTCAAG GTAAACTGACGACAAATgctacaactacaacaacaataaacaacttgattaccaacaacaacaactacgaTTACTCTCTACCAACAAAAAACTCCAACTCTCAAAAAACTCCatcaccaacaacaacaactctaacaactccaacaacaacaactccaACTCGACCTACAGCCATCACAAGTGCCTCCGGCATCTGTGGCCTTAACCTCTCCACATTTGCAGCCAAcgggagcagcagcggcgggaGCAACGGCGGCCTCTCAATGACCGCCCTGCtgccccagcagcagcagcaacagcagcaccagatgtcgcaacaacagcagcagcaacagcaacagcagcagcagcagcaggggaACAGCTCCAgcggccaacaacaacagcccaACGGGATCCTGGCCTGCAGTACGCCCAAGGCCAATACGCCCACCACCACACAGCAGCAAATGTACGCGGCGGTGATGGCCGCTGCCGCATCCGCGTCCGCCTCGACGAGCGGCAGCGCCAACAGCTCGCTGAACAACTCAAACTCGACATTGAACACCTCGGGGGGACTGAACAACTCAGCCAGCGGCGGCGACGACTTCCGGTGCAATCCGTGCAACAAGAACCTGAGCTCGCTGACGCGCCTCAAGCGGCATATTCAGAACGTTCACATGCGCCCCACCAAGGAGCCCGTGTGCAACATCTGCAAGCGCGTCTACAGCTCCTTGAACAGCCTGCGCAACCACAAGAGCATCTACCACCGCAACCTCAAGCAGCCGAAGCAGGAGCCAGGCGTCGGCGCAACACAGGCGGCGGCCAATAGCTTCTatcaccagcagcaccagcagcagcagctcaacCACCACTCCTCCTCATAG
- the LOC6616009 gene encoding broad-complex core protein isoforms 1/2/3/4/5 isoform X4, whose amino-acid sequence MDDTQHFCLRWNNYQSSITSAFENLRDDEAFVDVTLACEGRSIKAHRVVLSACSPYFRELLKSTPCKHPVILLQDVNFMDLHALVEFIYHGEVNVHQKSLQSFLKTAEVLRVSGLTQQQAEDTHSHLAQIQNLANSGGRTPLNTLTHSLPHPHHGSLHDDGGSSTLFSRQGAGSPPPTAVPSLPSHINNQLLKRMAMMHRSSAAAAAEETSHALKRLRGADNGLPLSGAVGSGSNNNSPDLPPLHARSASPQQTPADFSTIKHHNNNNTPPLKEEKRNGPTGNGNSGNGNGNGNGASNGNGISISDKLGSLTPSPLARAGADDVKSEPMELVCSNNNANANDEHSNDSTGEHDANRSSSGDGGKGSLSSGNDEEIGDGLASHHAAPQFIMSPAENKMFHAAAFNFPNIDPSALLGLNTQLQQSGDLAVSPQAITSASGICGLNLSTFAANGSSSGGSNGGLSMTALLPQQQQQQQHQMSQQQQQQQQQQQQQQGNSSSGQQQQPNGILACSTPKANTPTTTQQQMYAAVMAAAASASASTSGSANSSLNNSNSTLNTSGGLNNSASGGDDFRCNPCNKNLSSLTRLKRHIQNVHMRPTKEPVCNICKRVYSSLNSLRNHKSIYHRNLKQPKQEPGVGATQAAANSFYHQQHQQQQLNHHSSS is encoded by the exons ATGGACGACACACAGCACTTCTGTCTGCGCTGGAACAACTACCAGAGCAGCATAACCTCGGCGTTCGAGAATCTGCGCGACGACGAGGCCTTCGTGGATGTGACCCTCGCCTGCGAGGGACGCAGCATCAAGGCACACCGCGTCGTCCTCTCCGCCTGCAGTCCCTACTTCCGCGAGCTGCTCAAG AGCACACCCTGCAAACACCCGGTCATACTGCTGCAGGATGTCAACTTCATGGACCTGCACGCCCTGGTGGAGTTCATCTACCACGGCGAGGTCAACGTGCACCAGAAGTCCCTGCAGTCCTTCCTCAAGACCGCCGAAGTTCTGCGCGTCTCGGGACTCACGCAGCAGCAGGCAGAGGACACACACAGC CATCTGGCTCAGATACAGAACCTGGCCAATTCCGGCGGCCGCACGCCGCTCAACACGCTCACCCACTCGCTCCCACATCCGCACCATGGCTCGCTGCATGACGACGGCGGCTCCTCGACCCTCTTCAGTCGCCAGGGAGCGGGCTCACCACCGCCGACGGCGGTGCCCTCGCTGCCCTCGCACATCAACAACCAGCTGCTGAAGCGCATGGCCATGATGCACCGCAGCagtgccgccgccgccgccgaggaGACCTCCCACGCCCTCAAGCGTCTGCGCGGCGCGGACAACGGCCTGCCGCTGTCCGGCGCCGTtggcagtggcagcaacaacaacagccccGACTTGCCGCCGCTCCATGCGCGCAGCGCCTCGCCCCAGCAGACTCCGGCCGACTTCAGTACGATCAagcaccacaacaacaacaacacgcCGCCGCTGAAGGAGGAGAAGC GTAACGGACCCACAGGCAACGGAAACTCTGGcaacggcaatggcaatggcaacggAGCGAGCAACGGCAACGGAATCTCCATCAGCGACAAGCTGGGCAGCCTCACACCCTCGCCGCTGGCTCGAGCGGGCGCCGATGACGTTAAGTCGGAGCCCATGGAGCTGGTATGCTCCAACAACAATGCCAACGCTAACGACGAGCACAGCAATGACTCCACCGGCGAGCACGATGCCAATCGCTCCAGTAGCGGCGACGGCGGCAAGGGATCCCTGAG CTCCGGAAACGACGAGGAGATCGGCGACGGACTCGCCTCCCATCATGCCGCCCCTCAGTTCATCATGTCGCCGGCGGAGAACAAGATGTTCCATGCAGCCGCCTTCAACTTTCCCAATATCGATCCCTCAGCGTTGCTAG GTCTCAACACACAGTTGCAGCAGTCCGGTGACCTCGCCGTGTCCCCTCAAG CCATCACAAGTGCCTCCGGCATCTGTGGCCTTAACCTCTCCACATTTGCAGCCAAcgggagcagcagcggcgggaGCAACGGCGGCCTCTCAATGACCGCCCTGCtgccccagcagcagcagcaacagcagcaccagatgtcgcaacaacagcagcagcaacagcaacagcagcagcagcagcaggggaACAGCTCCAgcggccaacaacaacagcccaACGGGATCCTGGCCTGCAGTACGCCCAAGGCCAATACGCCCACCACCACACAGCAGCAAATGTACGCGGCGGTGATGGCCGCTGCCGCATCCGCGTCCGCCTCGACGAGCGGCAGCGCCAACAGCTCGCTGAACAACTCAAACTCGACATTGAACACCTCGGGGGGACTGAACAACTCAGCCAGCGGCGGCGACGACTTCCGGTGCAATCCGTGCAACAAGAACCTGAGCTCGCTGACGCGCCTCAAGCGGCATATTCAGAACGTTCACATGCGCCCCACCAAGGAGCCCGTGTGCAACATCTGCAAGCGCGTCTACAGCTCCTTGAACAGCCTGCGCAACCACAAGAGCATCTACCACCGCAACCTCAAGCAGCCGAAGCAGGAGCCAGGCGTCGGCGCAACACAGGCGGCGGCCAATAGCTTCTatcaccagcagcaccagcagcagcagctcaacCACCACTCCTCCTCATAG
- the LOC6616009 gene encoding broad-complex core protein isoforms 1/2/3/4/5 isoform X3, producing MDDTQHFCLRWNNYQSSITSAFENLRDDEAFVDVTLACEGRSIKAHRVVLSACSPYFRELLKSTPCKHPVILLQDVNFMDLHALVEFIYHGEVNVHQKSLQSFLKTAEVLRVSGLTQQQAEDTHSHLAQIQNLANSGGRTPLNTLTHSLPHPHHGSLHDDGGSSTLFSRQGAGSPPPTAVPSLPSHINNQLLKRMAMMHRSSAAAAAEETSHALKRLRGADNGLPLSGAVGSGSNNNSPDLPPLHARSASPQQTPADFSTIKHHNNNNTPPLKEEKRNGPTGNGNSGNGNGNGNGASNGNGISISDKLGSLTPSPLARAGADDVKSEPMELVCSNNNANANDEHSNDSTGEHDANRSSSGDGGKGSLSSGNDEEIGDGLASHHAAPQFIMSPAENKMFHAAAFNFPNIDPSALLGLNTQLQQSGDLAVSPQGPHSITRSAATSPTSSTSSPPSPPTALISPTSSLKGSLAAAVYSLHSHAHGHVLGHATSPPRPGSVGSSVGSNLCTSTSMGCGVNSGNNSGNNNGNNANNNSNNGNPTNNNNNNSSSTSPGSQATAAGGTVTQAGTPPLPLRMPPPTSGGINEPQECPYCRRTFSCYYSLKRHFQDKHEQSDTLYVCEFCHRRYRTKNSLTTHKSLQHRGSSGMLKRLLKTTAIKHGLVGHGHGHGHVHHPHPHHHALSHPRTSLYDFTSELGQPPPGIQ from the exons ATGGACGACACACAGCACTTCTGTCTGCGCTGGAACAACTACCAGAGCAGCATAACCTCGGCGTTCGAGAATCTGCGCGACGACGAGGCCTTCGTGGATGTGACCCTCGCCTGCGAGGGACGCAGCATCAAGGCACACCGCGTCGTCCTCTCCGCCTGCAGTCCCTACTTCCGCGAGCTGCTCAAG AGCACACCCTGCAAACACCCGGTCATACTGCTGCAGGATGTCAACTTCATGGACCTGCACGCCCTGGTGGAGTTCATCTACCACGGCGAGGTCAACGTGCACCAGAAGTCCCTGCAGTCCTTCCTCAAGACCGCCGAAGTTCTGCGCGTCTCGGGACTCACGCAGCAGCAGGCAGAGGACACACACAGC CATCTGGCTCAGATACAGAACCTGGCCAATTCCGGCGGCCGCACGCCGCTCAACACGCTCACCCACTCGCTCCCACATCCGCACCATGGCTCGCTGCATGACGACGGCGGCTCCTCGACCCTCTTCAGTCGCCAGGGAGCGGGCTCACCACCGCCGACGGCGGTGCCCTCGCTGCCCTCGCACATCAACAACCAGCTGCTGAAGCGCATGGCCATGATGCACCGCAGCagtgccgccgccgccgccgaggaGACCTCCCACGCCCTCAAGCGTCTGCGCGGCGCGGACAACGGCCTGCCGCTGTCCGGCGCCGTtggcagtggcagcaacaacaacagccccGACTTGCCGCCGCTCCATGCGCGCAGCGCCTCGCCCCAGCAGACTCCGGCCGACTTCAGTACGATCAagcaccacaacaacaacaacacgcCGCCGCTGAAGGAGGAGAAGC GTAACGGACCCACAGGCAACGGAAACTCTGGcaacggcaatggcaatggcaacggAGCGAGCAACGGCAACGGAATCTCCATCAGCGACAAGCTGGGCAGCCTCACACCCTCGCCGCTGGCTCGAGCGGGCGCCGATGACGTTAAGTCGGAGCCCATGGAGCTGGTATGCTCCAACAACAATGCCAACGCTAACGACGAGCACAGCAATGACTCCACCGGCGAGCACGATGCCAATCGCTCCAGTAGCGGCGACGGCGGCAAGGGATCCCTGAG CTCCGGAAACGACGAGGAGATCGGCGACGGACTCGCCTCCCATCATGCCGCCCCTCAGTTCATCATGTCGCCGGCGGAGAACAAGATGTTCCATGCAGCCGCCTTCAACTTTCCCAATATCGATCCCTCAGCGTTGCTAG GTCTCAACACACAGTTGCAGCAGTCCGGTGACCTCGCCGTGTCCCCTCAAG GACCGCACAGCATCACCCGCTCCGCAGCTACCTCGCCCACCAGTTCTACCTCATCGCCGCCCTCGCCGCCCACAGCCCTGATCTCGCCAACCAGTTCGCTAAAGGGGAGTCTGGCCGCCGCCGTCTACAGCCTACATAGCCACGCCCACGGCCATGTCCTTGGACACGCCACCTCGCCGCCGCGTCCTGGCAGCGTGGGCAGCAGTGTGGGCAGCAACCTCTGCACCTCCACCTCCATGGGTTGCGGTGTCAACTCCGGCAACAAcagtggcaacaacaatggcaacaacgcgaacaacaacagcaacaacggcaaccccactaacaacaacaacaacaacagcagcagcacgagTCCTGGCAGCCAGGCGACGGCAGCGGGAGGAACCGTGACCCAGGCGGGCACGCCTCCGCTACCGCTCCGCATGCCACCGCCCACCAGCGGCGGCATAAACGAGCCGCAGGAATGCCCCTACTGCCGGAGGACCTTCTCGTGCTACTACTCGCTGAAGCGGCACTTCCAGGACAAGCACGAGCAGTCAGACACGCTGTATGTGTGCGAGTTCTGCCACCGGCGGTACCGCACCAAGAACTCTCTGACCACGCACAAAAGCCTGCAGCATCGCGGCTCCAGCGGCATGCTGAAGCGGCTGCTTAAGACGACCGCCATCAAGCACGGACTGGTGGGCCACGGTCATGGGCACGGACATGTCCACCACCCGCACCCGCACCACCACGCCCTGTCCCATCCGCGCACCAGTCTGTATGACTTCACTAGCGAGCTGGGACAGCCGCCACCGGGCATCCAATAG
- the LOC6616009 gene encoding broad-complex core protein isoforms 1/2/3/4/5 isoform X5 — MDDTQHFCLRWNNYQSSITSAFENLRDDEAFVDVTLACEGRSIKAHRVVLSACSPYFRELLKSTPCKHPVILLQDVNFMDLHALVEFIYHGEVNVHQKSLQSFLKTAEVLRVSGLTQQQAEDTHSHLAQIQNLANSGGRTPLNTLTHSLPHPHHGSLHDDGGSSTLFSRQGAGSPPPTAVPSLPSHINNQLLKRMAMMHRSSAAAAAEETSHALKRLRGADNGLPLSGAVGSGSNNNSPDLPPLHARSASPQQTPADFSTIKHHNNNNTPPLKEEKRNGPTGNGNSGNGNGNGNGASNGNGISISDKLGSLTPSPLARAGADDVKSEPMELVCSNNNANANDEHSNDSTGEHDANRSSSGDGGKGSLSSGNDEEIGDGLASHHAAPQFIMSPAENKMFHAAAFNFPNIDPSALLGLNTQLQQSGDLAVSPQGNSPKKLFSCQLCGKLLCSKASLKRHIADKHAVRQEEYRCAICERVYCSRNSLMTHIYTYHKSRPGEMEMKDIKLYNQFNSSI; from the exons ATGGACGACACACAGCACTTCTGTCTGCGCTGGAACAACTACCAGAGCAGCATAACCTCGGCGTTCGAGAATCTGCGCGACGACGAGGCCTTCGTGGATGTGACCCTCGCCTGCGAGGGACGCAGCATCAAGGCACACCGCGTCGTCCTCTCCGCCTGCAGTCCCTACTTCCGCGAGCTGCTCAAG AGCACACCCTGCAAACACCCGGTCATACTGCTGCAGGATGTCAACTTCATGGACCTGCACGCCCTGGTGGAGTTCATCTACCACGGCGAGGTCAACGTGCACCAGAAGTCCCTGCAGTCCTTCCTCAAGACCGCCGAAGTTCTGCGCGTCTCGGGACTCACGCAGCAGCAGGCAGAGGACACACACAGC CATCTGGCTCAGATACAGAACCTGGCCAATTCCGGCGGCCGCACGCCGCTCAACACGCTCACCCACTCGCTCCCACATCCGCACCATGGCTCGCTGCATGACGACGGCGGCTCCTCGACCCTCTTCAGTCGCCAGGGAGCGGGCTCACCACCGCCGACGGCGGTGCCCTCGCTGCCCTCGCACATCAACAACCAGCTGCTGAAGCGCATGGCCATGATGCACCGCAGCagtgccgccgccgccgccgaggaGACCTCCCACGCCCTCAAGCGTCTGCGCGGCGCGGACAACGGCCTGCCGCTGTCCGGCGCCGTtggcagtggcagcaacaacaacagccccGACTTGCCGCCGCTCCATGCGCGCAGCGCCTCGCCCCAGCAGACTCCGGCCGACTTCAGTACGATCAagcaccacaacaacaacaacacgcCGCCGCTGAAGGAGGAGAAGC GTAACGGACCCACAGGCAACGGAAACTCTGGcaacggcaatggcaatggcaacggAGCGAGCAACGGCAACGGAATCTCCATCAGCGACAAGCTGGGCAGCCTCACACCCTCGCCGCTGGCTCGAGCGGGCGCCGATGACGTTAAGTCGGAGCCCATGGAGCTGGTATGCTCCAACAACAATGCCAACGCTAACGACGAGCACAGCAATGACTCCACCGGCGAGCACGATGCCAATCGCTCCAGTAGCGGCGACGGCGGCAAGGGATCCCTGAG CTCCGGAAACGACGAGGAGATCGGCGACGGACTCGCCTCCCATCATGCCGCCCCTCAGTTCATCATGTCGCCGGCGGAGAACAAGATGTTCCATGCAGCCGCCTTCAACTTTCCCAATATCGATCCCTCAGCGTTGCTAG GTCTCAACACACAGTTGCAGCAGTCCGGTGACCTCGCCGTGTCCCCTCAAG GAAACTCGCCCAAGAAACTCTTCTCATGCCAGCTCTGCGGTAAGCTCCTCTGCTCGAAAGCCTCGCTCAAGCGCCACATTGCCGACAAGCACGCCGTGCGCCAAGAGGAGTACCGCTGCGCCATCTGCGAGCGCGTCTACTGCTCCCGCAACTCGCTCATGACGCACATTTACACGTACCACAAGTCCCGTCCCGGCGAAATGGAGATGAAGGACATTAAGCTCTATAACCAGTTCAACTCGTCGATCTGA
- the LOC6616009 gene encoding broad-complex core protein isoform X1 translates to MDDTQHFCLRWNNYQSSITSAFENLRDDEAFVDVTLACEGRSIKAHRVVLSACSPYFRELLKSTPCKHPVILLQDVNFMDLHALVEFIYHGEVNVHQKSLQSFLKTAEVLRVSGLTQQQAEDTHSHLAQIQNLANSGGRTPLNTLTHSLPHPHHGSLHDDGGSSTLFSRQGAGSPPPTAVPSLPSHINNQLLKRMAMMHRSSAAAAAEETSHALKRLRGADNGLPLSGAVGSGSNNNSPDLPPLHARSASPQQTPADFSTIKHHNNNNTPPLKEEKRNGPTGNGNSGNGNGNGNGASNGNGISISDKLGSLTPSPLARAGADDVKSEPMELVCSNNNANANDEHSNDSTGEHDANRSSSGDGGKGSLSSGNDEEIGDGLASHHAAPQFIMSPAENKMFHAAAFNFPNIDPSALLGLNTQLQQSGDLAVSPQGGSTGSLLSGVIVPGGSGGTPSNSSSNNNNNSNNQQQKVEQQSSPHQLLQQQHHSTPHTNSPQLKQEQPKSGGGSCKSSDLHIAAGSERSLSRSSQGMPDAGGHSATPSPTAAYHKRERERERERERERERERERSLDHERDLERPGGTGSPPPPPPSHHSHFGQHPLSLLPSHHQLHATHHELSAAAAHHAHAHAHAAHAHALARAGSPMEHHHLLHHRRASLSPSGAVSSASGAGGRGGGAGGPGGPGGSLLSSVRAQDVAQANRLLLPLPLNACHRCDVCGKLLSTKLTLKRHKEQQHLQPLNNAVCNLCHKVFRTLNSLNNHKSIYHRRQKNHHSYFHHGAGVSQAGSPGSRLHQSLSSLSAAAAAANNSVNVGGGSVGGAGGNAVAAAAAAAAAAAELLLSPIVGAAAVAGGTASSTLQLAAAHQQQQQQSSPGIVKPCMDFL, encoded by the exons ATGGACGACACACAGCACTTCTGTCTGCGCTGGAACAACTACCAGAGCAGCATAACCTCGGCGTTCGAGAATCTGCGCGACGACGAGGCCTTCGTGGATGTGACCCTCGCCTGCGAGGGACGCAGCATCAAGGCACACCGCGTCGTCCTCTCCGCCTGCAGTCCCTACTTCCGCGAGCTGCTCAAG AGCACACCCTGCAAACACCCGGTCATACTGCTGCAGGATGTCAACTTCATGGACCTGCACGCCCTGGTGGAGTTCATCTACCACGGCGAGGTCAACGTGCACCAGAAGTCCCTGCAGTCCTTCCTCAAGACCGCCGAAGTTCTGCGCGTCTCGGGACTCACGCAGCAGCAGGCAGAGGACACACACAGC CATCTGGCTCAGATACAGAACCTGGCCAATTCCGGCGGCCGCACGCCGCTCAACACGCTCACCCACTCGCTCCCACATCCGCACCATGGCTCGCTGCATGACGACGGCGGCTCCTCGACCCTCTTCAGTCGCCAGGGAGCGGGCTCACCACCGCCGACGGCGGTGCCCTCGCTGCCCTCGCACATCAACAACCAGCTGCTGAAGCGCATGGCCATGATGCACCGCAGCagtgccgccgccgccgccgaggaGACCTCCCACGCCCTCAAGCGTCTGCGCGGCGCGGACAACGGCCTGCCGCTGTCCGGCGCCGTtggcagtggcagcaacaacaacagccccGACTTGCCGCCGCTCCATGCGCGCAGCGCCTCGCCCCAGCAGACTCCGGCCGACTTCAGTACGATCAagcaccacaacaacaacaacacgcCGCCGCTGAAGGAGGAGAAGC GTAACGGACCCACAGGCAACGGAAACTCTGGcaacggcaatggcaatggcaacggAGCGAGCAACGGCAACGGAATCTCCATCAGCGACAAGCTGGGCAGCCTCACACCCTCGCCGCTGGCTCGAGCGGGCGCCGATGACGTTAAGTCGGAGCCCATGGAGCTGGTATGCTCCAACAACAATGCCAACGCTAACGACGAGCACAGCAATGACTCCACCGGCGAGCACGATGCCAATCGCTCCAGTAGCGGCGACGGCGGCAAGGGATCCCTGAG CTCCGGAAACGACGAGGAGATCGGCGACGGACTCGCCTCCCATCATGCCGCCCCTCAGTTCATCATGTCGCCGGCGGAGAACAAGATGTTCCATGCAGCCGCCTTCAACTTTCCCAATATCGATCCCTCAGCGTTGCTAG GTCTCAACACACAGTTGCAGCAGTCCGGTGACCTCGCCGTGTCCCCTCAAG GTGGCAGCACCGGCAGCCTACTCAGTGGCGTCATTGTGCCCGGCGGTAGTGGTGGCACCCCTAGTAATAGtagtagcaacaacaacaacaacagcaacaatcaacaacaaaaagtaGAACAACAGTCATCACCACACCAACtcctccaacaacaacatcattCCACACCACATACCAACAGTCCACAACTGAAGCAGGAACAACCGAAGTCGGGCGGCGGGAGCTGCAAGTCCAGCGACCTGCACATTGCAGCGGGCAGTGAGCGCAGCCTCTCCCGATCCTCCCAAGGAATGCCAGACGCCGGCGGGCACAGTGCCACGCCCTCTCCCACCGCCGCCTACCACAAGCGCGAGAGGGAGCGCGAAAGAGAGCGCGAACGGGAGCGGGAGCGCGAGCGGGAACGCTCGCTCGACCATGAGCGCGACTTGGAGAGACCAGGCGGGACCGGAtcgccaccaccgccgccgccgtcgcaTCACTCACATTTCGGCCAGCACCCACTGTCGCTGCTGCCCAGCCACCACCAGTTGCACGCGACCCACCACGAGCTGAGCGCCGCCGCCGCCCACCATGCTCACGCCCATGCGCATGCCGCCCACGCCCATGCCTTAGCACGCGCCGGATCGCCAATGGAGCACCACCACCTGTTGCACCACAGACGCGCCTCGCTTTCCCCCTCGGGGGCCGTTTCCTCGGCCAGCGGAGCGGGTGGACGCGGAGGCGGCGCTGGCGGACCGGGCGGACCCGGCGGCAGCCTGCTGTCATCTGTGCGCGCCCAGGACGTGGCACAGGCCAATAGACTCCTTCTGCCCCTGCCCCTCAACGCCTGCCACCGGTGCGACGTGTGCGGCAAACTGCTGAGCACCAAGCTCACGCTGAAGCGCcacaaggagcagcagcacctgCAGCCGCTGAACAACGCCGTGTGCAACCTGTGCCACAAGGTTTTCCGCACGCTGAACTCGCTGAACAACCACAAGAGCATCTATCATCGCCGCCAGAAGAACCACCACTCGTATTTCCACCACGGCGCTGGTGTGAGCCAAGCGGGCAGTCCGGGCAGTCGGCTGCATCAGTCGCTCAGTTCGTTgagcgcagcagcagcggcggccaACAATAGCGTTAATGTAGGCGGTGGATCGGTAGGCGGGGCCGGGGGCAATgcagtggctgctgctgcagccgcAGCTGCCGCGGCGGCCGAACTGCTTCTCTCTCCGATCGTTGGCGCCGCTGCCGTGGCCGGGGGTACGGCCAGCTCCACGCTCCAGCTGGCGGCGgcgcaccagcagcagcagcaacagtcgtCGCCGGGCATTGTCAAACCGTGCATGGACTTCTTATAA